The following are encoded together in the Candidatus Liberimonas magnetica genome:
- the lipA gene encoding lipoyl synthase, translated as MNTLTKKHINLSQLSELKKILRKASLHTVCEEALCPNIGECFQRGTATFLIAGKICTRNCGFCSIEKGETLPLDPEEPKRIAETVKKLNLKYVVITSVTRDDLNDGGAEHFVNTINSIRQINPDIKIEVLVPDFRGDKEAAMKIFTSKPYIFNHNLETVPRLYQKVRPKADYERSLKLIFWAKENNLSTKSGLMLGMGEKEQEVMRVMDDLRRSGCDILTLGQYLAPTKNRYPVKEYLKKEIFEFYRKKALEIGFINCQSSTYVRSSYMADMTSDFRPQVTDNKY; from the coding sequence ATGAACACTTTAACCAAAAAACATATAAACCTGTCTCAATTATCCGAACTGAAAAAAATTCTTAGGAAAGCTTCGCTTCATACTGTCTGCGAAGAAGCATTATGCCCGAACATAGGCGAATGTTTTCAAAGAGGAACGGCTACTTTTTTAATAGCAGGAAAGATATGTACAAGAAACTGCGGTTTTTGCTCTATAGAAAAAGGAGAAACTTTGCCTCTTGACCCTGAAGAACCTAAAAGGATTGCAGAAACTGTAAAAAAGCTAAACTTGAAATATGTTGTTATAACTTCAGTTACGAGGGATGACTTAAACGATGGAGGGGCGGAACATTTTGTAAATACCATAAATTCAATAAGGCAGATAAATCCAGATATAAAAATAGAAGTGCTTGTCCCAGACTTTAGAGGCGACAAAGAAGCAGCTATGAAGATCTTTACCTCAAAACCATATATTTTTAACCATAATCTTGAGACTGTGCCAAGGCTTTACCAAAAGGTAAGGCCAAAAGCAGATTATGAAAGGTCATTGAAACTTATTTTTTGGGCAAAAGAAAATAACTTGTCCACAAAATCCGGTTTGATGCTTGGTATGGGTGAAAAGGAGCAGGAAGTTATGCGTGTAATGGATGACTTAAGGCGGTCCGGATGCGATATCCTTACTCTCGGTCAATACCTTGCACCCACGAAGAACCGTTACCCTGTAAAAGAATACCTGAAAAAAGAAATATTTGAATTTTACAGAAAAAAAGCTTTGGAGATAGGATTCATTAATTGCCAAAGTTCAACTTATGTCAGGAGTTCATATATGGCCGATATGACTTCAGACTTCAGACCACAGGTTACAGACAATAAATACTGA
- a CDS encoding Spy/CpxP family protein refolding chaperone, with product MKKVIIVMLALVLLMPIISLAEMQSEQAEKTVMRNQAMTGHPNLLKYMKELGLTEAQIANIKELRIGLDKSMIKIQADMKAVKIDLKGIYGQRAIDFNAAREKILQLSKIQSDLALEMINTFEKSYNILTAEQKDLLSKILSQPKPAVMNEAKEEKK from the coding sequence ATGAAGAAAGTTATTATTGTAATGTTAGCTCTTGTTTTACTGATGCCTATAATTTCCCTTGCTGAAATGCAGAGTGAACAGGCTGAAAAAACAGTGATGAGAAATCAAGCGATGACAGGTCATCCGAACCTTCTTAAATATATGAAGGAACTCGGCCTTACAGAAGCTCAAATCGCTAATATCAAGGAACTCCGTATAGGCCTTGATAAATCTATGATAAAGATACAGGCCGACATGAAAGCCGTAAAGATAGACCTTAAAGGCATCTACGGGCAGAGGGCCATAGATTTTAATGCAGCCAGAGAAAAGATATTGCAGCTGTCAAAAATTCAGTCGGATTTGGCCCTTGAGATGATAAATACGTTTGAAAAGTCATATAATATATTGACTGCAGAACAAAAAGACCTATTATCCAAAATATTGTCTCAACCCAAACCGGCCGTCATGAACGAGGCAAAGGAAGAAAAGAAGTAA